The Mycolicibacterium parafortuitum nucleotide sequence GGCCGATTACGTCGGCGACCCCCAGCCCGAATGGGAGGTCGCCGTCGGGCGGCTCGGGCACGCGATCGCGGACCATCCTGGCGCCTTCGTGACCAAGGACCGTTGGTCGATGGAGTGGTACTACCCGATTCTCGGTGGTGCCCTGCGTGGTTCACGGGCGCGGGCACGCATCGACGAACGCTGGGAAGATTTCGTGGTGCCCGGGCTCGGAATCCGCTGCGTGGACGATCGGCCGTGGGTGACCGGGGCCGAGACCTGCGAATTGGTGATGGCGCTGGACTCGATCGGGGAGCGCGAGCGGGCCCTTGAGCAGTTCACCGCGATGCACCACCTGCGCGAGGAGGACGGCTCGTACTGGACCGGGCTGGTGTACTCCGACGGCAAGCGGTGGCCGGTGGAACGCACCACCTGGACGGGTGCCGCGGTGATCCTGGCCGCCGACGCGCTGTCGTCGACGACGCCGGCCAGCGGCATCTTCCGGGGCGACGATCTGCCCAGAGGTCTTGAGGGCGTGTACGACTGCGAATGCGCGGCCAGCGAACGCTAACCCGCGTCCGTCAGCGTCCCCGGCGTGCCCGACACCCGCTCGAGCACGCGCATCGAGCCGGTCGCGCGGACCTCGCTGAAATCCCCGGTGCCCAGCGCGCGCTGGTAGATCAGGAACGGTGCGCGGCCGCCGTCGGCGGGATCCGGGAACACGTCGTGGATGACCAGGGCACCGCCGACCTCGACCCACGGGGCCCAGCCGTCGAAGTCGCGGTTGGCTGCCTCCTCGGTGTGGCCGCCGTCGATGAACAGGAACCGCAACGGAGTTCGCCATCCGCGGGCCACCACCGGCGAACGCCCGACGACCGCGACGATGTGCTCGTCGAGCCCGGCGCCGTCGAGGGTGTGGCGCAGCGTCGGCAGGGTGTCGAACAAGCCGGTGACGGGATCGACCATCGACGCGTCGTGGTACTCCCAGCCGACCTGGTGCTCCTCGGAGCCGTGATGGTGGTCGACGGTGTAGATCAGACCGCCGGTCTGCTGCGCGGCCGCACCGAGCATCACCGTCGACTTGCCGCAGTACGTGCCGATCTCGACGCCCACACCGTCGCCGAGATAGCGCACGGCGGTGTCGTAGAGGGCGCGACCCTCGTCGGCCGGCATGAAGCCGATGACCTTGTCGGCGTACTCGAACAGGGCGGCGGCGTCCGCCGGCAACGCGGCGTCGGTGGTGTCCATCGAGGTCCGATTGTAGTAGCGTCCGGACATGTGTCCGATCCGGCTCTGGAGTCGACGCGGCGACGCTTGACCGCCCGGCAGGCCGACACGGTGGACCGGCTGGGCCGGGCGG carries:
- a CDS encoding prenyltransferase, producing MPDIPGVPGVFTPAQCRQTAESIAATQESSGAIPWSVGGHTDPWDHIESAMALTAAGLLEPARAAFEWSRTTQRPDGTWPIQVRDGVIEDANSDTNFCAYIATGVWHHVLITDDREFAVRMWPVVAKAIDFVLELQQSTGEITWARGKGGDADEALLTGCASIYHSIRCALALADYVGDPQPEWEVAVGRLGHAIADHPGAFVTKDRWSMEWYYPILGGALRGSRARARIDERWEDFVVPGLGIRCVDDRPWVTGAETCELVMALDSIGERERALEQFTAMHHLREEDGSYWTGLVYSDGKRWPVERTTWTGAAVILAADALSSTTPASGIFRGDDLPRGLEGVYDCECAASER
- a CDS encoding class I SAM-dependent methyltransferase — protein: MDTTDAALPADAAALFEYADKVIGFMPADEGRALYDTAVRYLGDGVGVEIGTYCGKSTVMLGAAAQQTGGLIYTVDHHHGSEEHQVGWEYHDASMVDPVTGLFDTLPTLRHTLDGAGLDEHIVAVVGRSPVVARGWRTPLRFLFIDGGHTEEAANRDFDGWAPWVEVGGALVIHDVFPDPADGGRAPFLIYQRALGTGDFSEVRATGSMRVLERVSGTPGTLTDAG